Genomic segment of Dongia rigui:
GCGGTGTCGAACTTGGCAATCGTTTCGGGCGAACCCGCCGATGCCGGCAATGGCTGGCGCCAGTCGCCGCGTTCGTCGGCGTTGCTCGTGAGCGCCGGCACCAGGAGTGATAAGGTCAGCAAGGAACCGAAGGTGAGCCGGTACCGCATGATGTCTCCCTCCACCGACGCCCCAAGCGCCGCGTCGGGATGCGTCGAGAGAGAAACGCGGCGCAGGGAAACGGTTCCCCGGGGCATGCATTTTTTTTGGGGGCGTATGGGAGGGCCAGGGTCATGACGATCGAGCAGCAGGTCGCCCGGCATTACGGCAGCAAGGATCTGGAGGCGAATATCCTTGCAGCGCTCGCCGCGGCCGGGAAGGACATGGCGCATCTCTCGATCGATGACCTTGCCGGGCTGGATGAATTTCATCTCGGCTGGCGCGAGCAAACGGCGCGCCTTGCCAGCGATCTGGGGTTGTCGGCCGGCCAGCATGTGCTGGATATCGGCTGCGGCATCGGCGGGCCGGCGCGCTACTTTGCGGCACGGCATCAGTGCCGCGTGACGGGGCTCGACCTCACGCCGGAATTCGTCGCGGCCGCCCGGATGCTGACCGAACGCTGCGATCTGGCCGGCAAGGCGTCGTTCGAGGTGGGAAGCGCCCTGGCGATGCCCTTTGCGGCCGGCGGCTTCGATGCCGCCTGCCTCATTCATGTCGGCATGAACATCGCCGACAAGCCGGCCCTCTTTGCCGAGGTGCGCCGCATCCTGCGGCCGGGCGGGCGCTTTGCCGTCTATGACGTCATGGCGATGGGCGATGCCGATCTCACCTATCCCATGCCGTGGTCGGCGCTGCCGGCGACCAGCTTTGTCGCCAAGCCGGCGGCCTATCGGCAATGGCTCGAGAATGCCGGTTTCGTGCTGGAGGTGGAGCACAACCGGCGTGACAGCGTGCTGGAGCAGGTGAAGATCATGCGCGCGCGTGCCGCTGCGGAAGGCCCGCCACCATTGGGGCTTCACGTCATCATGGGTCCGCAAGCCAAGATACGGCTGCAGAATGTCATGGCTGCCCTCGAACAAGGGCATATCGCACCGGTCGAAATGATCTTGCGCGCCGCCGAGATAGGCCGTTGACTGCGGCTGCAGATCAAGGAGGCCGGGATGGCGCAGAATTTGAAAATCGATTTCGTGTCGGATGTGTCGTGCCCGTGGTGCATCATCGGCCTCAAGGCGCTGGAAACGGCGTTGGCGCGGCTCAATGGCACGGTCGCTGCCGAGATGCATTTCCATCCCTTTGAGCTCAATCCGCAAATGGGGCCAGACGGGCAGAACATCGTCGAGCATATCGGTGAGAAATACGGCTCGACGCCGGAACAATCGGCGCAGGCCCGCGTCATGATCAAAGAGCGCGCGGCCGATCTCGGCTTCGAGATGCGCATGCATGAAGGGAGCCGCATCTACAACACCTTCGACGCGCATCGCCTGTTGCATTGGGCGGAAGCCGAGGGCAAGCAGGCGGCGCTGAAGCATGCCATGTTCAAGGCCTATTTCACCGACGGTGCCAAGATGTCGGACCACGAGACCTTGGTGAAAGTGGCGACCTCGGTCGGCCTCGACGAAAAGAAGGCGCGGCAGATTCTGGCGGATGGCACCTATACTGATGACGTCCGCGCCGAGCAGGCATTCTATCGCCAACAGGGAATCAATGCCGTGCCGGCGATCGTCATCAACGAGAAATACCTGATCTCGGGCGGGCAGCCGGTCGATGTGTTCGAGCGGGCCCTGCGCGAGATCGCGCAAGAGAACTAATCGACCGCAAGCAATAACGCCGTGGCGTCATCCGCCATTTTGAGGCGCGGATGTTTGACGCCGGTCGGATCCTCGGCCTCAATGCGGCGCAGTCTGGCAAGGTTCTCCGCCGGGCCCTGGGCGATGGTCTGCTGCAGGAGGCTTTCGTTGCTGTCGTGACCATAGACGTCGACGAGCCGATAGTAGCCATCGCTGAGCAGCAACAGGTGCCGGATATCCTTCGCCGGAAAGCGGTCGCGCTGCAGCAGGCCGATCGAGTTTTGTTCGGCGCTTAGCACGCCGTAGCCGCCTGCCTGGTTGCGCCGCTGCCGGATCGCCCGCAGGGCCGGCCGCATTTCCTGGAACAGGGTCGCCGCCTCATGCACACCGCGCGCACGGTGTGCCAGGATCTGCCTTTTGAGGTCCGCCTCGATCTCCGCCAGGATCGCATCGTCGAGGAGATGAACCCGCCCGTCATGAGTCTCCAGCAGAACCGGACAATCGCCGAGGCGCGCGATTTCTATCTCGTCGCCGATCCGCCGCGCCAGCGTGAAGCTTGCGGCCGGCGTCTCGCCGTGATCACCGCTCATGCCATCGCGCCATGAGCGTTCCTGCGTGGCGCGGAGCTCGCCGATGAGCCGGCCAAGAAGTGTTTCTGTCGGCACGTCCGAACCGGCGGCGAGCAATCTCGGCAGGATCTCCTGCACCTGCGCCACGAACCAGGCGGCATCCGTCGGGCCGGGCAGCAATGGATGATCGTTGATCCCCGTGACACCATCAAGGACCCAGGCGGCACGCGCTTCCGGCCCTGGCCAAATCGCATAGGCATCCTCGTTGATGCGGGTGCCGGGAGCGGTGACGGCGCCCAGCACGCTGAAGCCCCGGGTCATCGCCGCACGCCACCGCGCCAGACGGCCTTGGCCCGGAGATCATGATCGATGAGGACGAAATCGGCGCGCGCGCCCGCCGCGATGCGGCCGATGTCTTGGCGCCCGAGGAAGTCCGCGGGGTCCACCGAGGCCATGCGCAGCGCCTGGAGGAGGTCGAGGCCGACGCCTTGCACCATGAAGCGCACGGCAGCCATCATGTCGAGATCGGAACCGGCGAGCGTGCCGTCATCCAGCACCAAGACGCCGTCCTGGCGCGTGATGCGTCGCCCGTTGAGATCGAAGCTCTGGATGTCGGACCCCACGGTCGACATGGCATCGGTCACGAGGAAGATGCGCCCGGGCCCGCGCTTGGCGCGTAGGGCGATGTCGATGGCCGCCTTGTGCACGTGATGGCCGTCGGCGATGAGGCCACACCAGAGCTGACCGGAATCGAGTGCCGCACCGACGACGCCGGGGGCGCGATGGGTCAAGGGCGACATGGCGTTGAAGAGATGCGTGACGCCGCGGGCGCCGGCATCGACCGCCGCCAGGACCTGGTCATAGCTGGCATTGGAATGGCCGAGGCTGACGACGATGCCGGCATCGGCGAGGCGCCGGATGATGCGGGGCTGCACGCGTTCCGGCGACAAGGTGACGAGCAGGGTTTGAAGCCCCAGGCCGAGCAGGAGATCGACGTCGGCATCGTTCATCTGGCGGATGAGCTGCGCGTCATGGGCGCCGCGCCGTTCCGGCGACAGGAACGGGCCTTCGAGATGAAGGCCAAGGCAGCCCGGCAGATTGGCGGCGAGCGCCTGCTTAACGGCGGCAACCACCGTGGCCGTCAGGGCCGGTGTATCGGTAATGAGCGTCGGCAGCAGCGACGTCGTGCCAAAGAGGGCGTGCGCATCGCAGATCCTGCCGATACCCGCCACATTCGGCGCGTCATTGAGCAGCACGCCACCACCGCCATTCACCTGCACATCGATGAAACCGGGCACCAACATGTGGCCAGCGAGACGTTCAGTCGCCATGTCACTGCCGAGCTGGGCTGCGGGAAGCAGATCGGCCACCCTGCCATCGCGGATGATGACGGCATGATCCCGGCGGACGCCAGTGCCGTCAAAGATGTCGACGCCGATGAACGCAAACGCTGACATCACACGGTTTCCGTCACTTTCTTCAGGAGACGGGGATGGTCGGGGTCGAGCTTGCGGCCAAGGCTTACCTGTTCGATCGCGAGATACCCGCTGGCCATGGCGGCGATGAGCGCGGTGGCCGGATGCTGGCCGGTTGCCATTGGCAGATCGCGACCCGTGACCAGCACCTTGGCTCCAGCCGCGCGCAGCGTCTTGGCGCAATGATCGAGCGAGGGGGCTGAGGCATCGTCCTGGCGGAACATGAGAACGGGAAAGCCCTCGTCGACGATTTCGATCGGGCCATGCAGCACTTCGGCGGCGCTGTAGGGTTCTGCATGCAGCGCCGCCGTTTCCTTCAACTTCAGGGCGGCTTCCATGGCGATGGGAAGACCCATGCCGCGGCCAATGACGAGGGCCGAGCGCGCGGCGTGGAAGGTTGCCGGCAAGGCTGACCAATCCATCCTGAGTGCCTTGGCAAGGTCAGCCGGAAGATCGGCGAGCGCGCGGCGCAATTCATCATGGCCGGCGAATTCGGCGAGAATGCCGAGGCCGGCGGCCATGGAGGAGAGGCAGGATTTCGTGGCGGCAACGCTCTTTTCCGGACCGGCTGCCAAGGGAATCGTGAGATCGGCAAGCTCGGCCGCCGGTGATTGCGCGTCATTGACGATCGAGATCACCTTGGCCCCGCCTGCCTGCGCATTCTTGGCCAGCGCCAACAAGTCGGGGCTGCGGCCGGATTGAGAGATGAGCAGCATCGCTGCACCCTTGGCGCGGAGGGGTGTCTGATAGATCGAGGCGATCGAGGGACCGACCGACACGACGGGCAAGCCAAGGAGGGATTCGCAGGCATATTTGAAGAAGATCGCGGCATGATCGGATGATCCGCGCGCGCAAAGCGCGATGAAAGGCGGGTTGAGTTCGCGCAGCAGCGCGCCGGCGCGCGCGATGGCCGCGCCCGATTGCGACCACAGGCGTGCCACGGCATCGGGGCTTTCCATCGTCTCCCGGCGCATCCAGCTCATCGCGGTTTCGGGCGTGTTCATTCAGTCTCTCCACTGGTGGTCAGTTCGACGACGAAGTCATAGGCGTCGCCGCGGTAATGGCTCTTGGTGAATTCGACGGCGCGGCCGTCGGCGAGATAGGAGATGCGCTCGATATAGAGCGCTGGCGAGCCGGCAGGGACCGACAGCGCCTCGGCATCCTCCGCGCTGAGGCTTTCGGCCGACAGGCGCTGCATGGCCCGCACGGGCCGGATGCCAGCTGTCTGCAAGGCTTCGTAGAGCGAACTGCCGACCGCGTCAGGCGAGGCGAGCATGCGCGCCGGCACCACCGCGAGTTCCAGCGCCATCGGCCGACCATCTGCCATGCGCAGGCGACGCAGGCGAATGACGCGCTCGTTGGGCGAGAGTGCCAGCACCATGGCTTCGTCGGGCGAGGGCGAGGCGACGGTCTTCTGCAGCCATTTGACCGAGGGCATGAGGCCACGGGCCAGCATGTCCTCGGTGAAGGAGGTGAGGCGCGAGAGACGCTGTTCGACGCGCTGCCCCTGGCCGGTCACATAGGTGCCGGAACCGCGCTTTTGCGTCAGAACCCCTTCGTCGACCAGCTCGGTCAGCGCCTTCCTGACGGTGACGCGCGAAATATCGAGCTGGCTCGCGATCTCGCGTTCCGACGGCAGCGCGTCCTGCGCCGTCAGCGCACCTTTGTCGATGGCGCCGCGGATCAGCGATTTGAGGCGCAGATAAAGGGGCCCGGTGCCGCCCCCCGCCAGGGCCTCTGCCGTGAAAATCGCCGCCGGCTCGCTCACTGCACGCGACCGCCGGCGAGAATCAGCGCGCCATCCAGCGCGTCATGGCGGGGGCTGACGAAATAGGGGCGGAAACGATAGGGGAAGTATTTCTGATAGGCCTGCCCCAGGCCGCCCATGATGCAGATGCGCTTGGCGCCGAGCTTCACCAGATGATCGAGCACCAGGGTAACGCCGGTCTGTCCACGCTCGACGATAAAGCGGGCGACCGTATCGTTCCGTTCGGCATGTTCCAGCAGCAAGGGCGTCAGCGCGCCGTAATCGCGGGGTTTCGCCGTTTCGGCAAAGCGATGGAGGTTATCCATGGATCCGTCGAAGCGCGCCCAGACCGCATCGGTGAAGGGCGTGCGCTCGATGATGCCATCTTGGGCATAAAGCGTGCGGCGGAGCGATTCACGCCCGAGATCGGCGCCGCTCCCCTGGTCGGACAGCATGAAGCCCCAGCCGCCGAAGGTCTGCAGCTTGCCGCCGACCTGGATCACATAGACAGCGCCGGTACCGATCGCGGCAATCGCCCCATCTTCGCCGCCATGGGCGCCGACGCAGGCGATGATGCCGTCATGCTCGACGCGCAAGGTTTGAAAGGGCCAGGTGTGGGCTTCGACCCTGGCAACGGCGCCGGCCATGTTGGCACCGGCGAGGCCGAAACAGGCGGCCGTCCTTCCCATGGCGTCGTCGCCAAGGCCGGCGATGGTGAAAGCGGCGTGGCAGGCGTCGGCGATGTTGGTAAGTGCCTCGGCTGGGTCCGTGAAAATGTTGGCGGAACCGCCTTTTGTTTCGGCGCGCAAGGCGCCTTGGGCATCGCGCAGCCGCACCCGGCAATGTGTCCCGCCGCCGTCAACGCCCAGGAAGAAGTCCGCCGCCATCGTGGAAACGTCCATTTTAATGCCACTTAGATACCAATATACGAAGCTTCCAGTGACAATGCCAGGGTTTCTTTTTCTGATATTATCGAATTGATATAGATGTAATTTTTCCGAATTTCGACAGCTGCAAAATTTGTGTCTCGACAGATATGGTATTATTTCGGTATTGTCACGCTCAGAAGTCAAAAAGGCGACTCAATGCTGGGACGGCAGACGGAGGAAGTGAGCGCGGCAGCGTCGGGCATCGATACCTGGCCCGATCAGCGTGCCCTTGCTGAAATGCTCGCCGGCCAAGGGCGGGGTGTCGCCGCGGTCGAAGGTGCGCTGCCGGCCCTGGCCGCCGCTGCCGAGTTGCTCGCGGCACGGATGGCTGATGGTGGGCGTCTCATTTATGTCGGCGCCGGCAGTTCGGGCCTCATTGCCAAACTCGATGCCTTGGAATTGCCGGCGACCTTCGGCATCCCACCTTCGCGGGCGCTGGCGTTGATCGCCGGCGGCGCCGCCTCGTTCGAGCATCTTAATGGCGCTGCCGAGGACGATCCGCAGCTCGCCCGATTGGACATTGCGTCGGTCGATGTCGCGGCGACGGACGTCGTGGTCGGCATTTCCGCCAGCGGTTCCACCATCTATACCTGTG
This window contains:
- a CDS encoding class I SAM-dependent methyltransferase, with the translated sequence MTIEQQVARHYGSKDLEANILAALAAAGKDMAHLSIDDLAGLDEFHLGWREQTARLASDLGLSAGQHVLDIGCGIGGPARYFAARHQCRVTGLDLTPEFVAAARMLTERCDLAGKASFEVGSALAMPFAAGGFDAACLIHVGMNIADKPALFAEVRRILRPGGRFAVYDVMAMGDADLTYPMPWSALPATSFVAKPAAYRQWLENAGFVLEVEHNRRDSVLEQVKIMRARAAAEGPPPLGLHVIMGPQAKIRLQNVMAALEQGHIAPVEMILRAAEIGR
- a CDS encoding DsbA family oxidoreductase, whose protein sequence is MAQNLKIDFVSDVSCPWCIIGLKALETALARLNGTVAAEMHFHPFELNPQMGPDGQNIVEHIGEKYGSTPEQSAQARVMIKERAADLGFEMRMHEGSRIYNTFDAHRLLHWAEAEGKQAALKHAMFKAYFTDGAKMSDHETLVKVATSVGLDEKKARQILADGTYTDDVRAEQAFYRQQGINAVPAIVINEKYLISGGQPVDVFERALREIAQEN
- a CDS encoding protein phosphatase 2C domain-containing protein: MTRGFSVLGAVTAPGTRINEDAYAIWPGPEARAAWVLDGVTGINDHPLLPGPTDAAWFVAQVQEILPRLLAAGSDVPTETLLGRLIGELRATQERSWRDGMSGDHGETPAASFTLARRIGDEIEIARLGDCPVLLETHDGRVHLLDDAILAEIEADLKRQILAHRARGVHEAATLFQEMRPALRAIRQRRNQAGGYGVLSAEQNSIGLLQRDRFPAKDIRHLLLLSDGYYRLVDVYGHDSNESLLQQTIAQGPAENLARLRRIEAEDPTGVKHPRLKMADDATALLLAVD
- the nagA gene encoding N-acetylglucosamine-6-phosphate deacetylase, encoding MSAFAFIGVDIFDGTGVRRDHAVIIRDGRVADLLPAAQLGSDMATERLAGHMLVPGFIDVQVNGGGGVLLNDAPNVAGIGRICDAHALFGTTSLLPTLITDTPALTATVVAAVKQALAANLPGCLGLHLEGPFLSPERRGAHDAQLIRQMNDADVDLLLGLGLQTLLVTLSPERVQPRIIRRLADAGIVVSLGHSNASYDQVLAAVDAGARGVTHLFNAMSPLTHRAPGVVGAALDSGQLWCGLIADGHHVHKAAIDIALRAKRGPGRIFLVTDAMSTVGSDIQSFDLNGRRITRQDGVLVLDDGTLAGSDLDMMAAVRFMVQGVGLDLLQALRMASVDPADFLGRQDIGRIAAGARADFVLIDHDLRAKAVWRGGVRR
- a CDS encoding SIS domain-containing protein, with protein sequence MNTPETAMSWMRRETMESPDAVARLWSQSGAAIARAGALLRELNPPFIALCARGSSDHAAIFFKYACESLLGLPVVSVGPSIASIYQTPLRAKGAAMLLISQSGRSPDLLALAKNAQAGGAKVISIVNDAQSPAAELADLTIPLAAGPEKSVAATKSCLSSMAAGLGILAEFAGHDELRRALADLPADLAKALRMDWSALPATFHAARSALVIGRGMGLPIAMEAALKLKETAALHAEPYSAAEVLHGPIEIVDEGFPVLMFRQDDASAPSLDHCAKTLRAAGAKVLVTGRDLPMATGQHPATALIAAMASGYLAIEQVSLGRKLDPDHPRLLKKVTETV
- a CDS encoding GntR family transcriptional regulator — protein: MSEPAAIFTAEALAGGGTGPLYLRLKSLIRGAIDKGALTAQDALPSEREIASQLDISRVTVRKALTELVDEGVLTQKRGSGTYVTGQGQRVEQRLSRLTSFTEDMLARGLMPSVKWLQKTVASPSPDEAMVLALSPNERVIRLRRLRMADGRPMALELAVVPARMLASPDAVGSSLYEALQTAGIRPVRAMQRLSAESLSAEDAEALSVPAGSPALYIERISYLADGRAVEFTKSHYRGDAYDFVVELTTSGETE
- a CDS encoding BadF/BadG/BcrA/BcrD ATPase family protein codes for the protein MDVSTMAADFFLGVDGGGTHCRVRLRDAQGALRAETKGGSANIFTDPAEALTNIADACHAAFTIAGLGDDAMGRTAACFGLAGANMAGAVARVEAHTWPFQTLRVEHDGIIACVGAHGGEDGAIAAIGTGAVYVIQVGGKLQTFGGWGFMLSDQGSGADLGRESLRRTLYAQDGIIERTPFTDAVWARFDGSMDNLHRFAETAKPRDYGALTPLLLEHAERNDTVARFIVERGQTGVTLVLDHLVKLGAKRICIMGGLGQAYQKYFPYRFRPYFVSPRHDALDGALILAGGRVQ